The Hevea brasiliensis isolate MT/VB/25A 57/8 chromosome 9, ASM3005281v1, whole genome shotgun sequence nucleotide sequence aataactctttactagagtcccaaaaattatttcatagggttcccCATGGGTCTAAGATTGCTAACTGTCTTCATAGCTATTTCCCATTATGGTTACCCATCGATGTAGctacagctcatttaacttcattgcatttcatttctaaatttttccttaatttttcttattattatttggtttatttatgaccCCTTActgtagtttaaatatagttctagatattCTGGCTGTtcagacagacattggtcaccagaacagtagaatgtacgaacttctaaagtgagggtgttacagctacATTGCCTCTCCCAATTATTTCTCTAATAAtatgatagtgcctttctatatgtttggatttttggtgagatcaGAGTTCCTTTGCTTGAATAACAacaccattgttgtcatagtataAAGGAATTGGTGACATAATCAAAGGAACCTCTCTAAGTTCTATAACAAACTTCTTTATTCAAATAACATCTTTTGCACCAtcagatgcaacaatatactcagcctctatagtggaatatgTAATTGTTGTTTGCTTGAAACTTTTTCAgttgattgcacctccattataaataaaCACAAAAcctgagatagactttctatcatccacaactgattgaaaatcagaaccTGTAGATCCATCTAGTTGTAAATCACCTCCTCCATATGTTAAGAGTAAATCCCTAGTTCTTCTCaattacttaaggatattcttaactaTAGTCTAGTgctctaaacctggattggattgaaacctactagtcaaactaacaacataagtAATATCTGGCCTTGTATACCATATTGCATACATAAGACTTCCAATTGCCGAAGCATATGAAATTATTtccatcttttctctttccttagGTGTCTTTAGAGATATTTCTTTGGAGAGAAGGATGTCGTGCCTTACAGGCAACAATTCTCTCTTGaaatcaaacatgttaaacctttttaacactttttccaagtatagactttgggataaacttatCATTCTTTTCAATCTATCTTTACAAATACGAATTcccagaatataggttgcttctccTATGTTTTTCATTGATAAAGTATTAGACAATCAGATTTTTGCAATTGTTATCATACCAATATCATTACCCATtaataatatgtcatccacatacatgACAAGGAAAGTAAGTgcactcccactaaccttctCGTACACACATGGTTCatcttcattttttataaaaccaaaagatttaatggcttcatcaaaacgaatgttccaactcctcaaagcttattTTAGACCATAAATGGATCTTTTAAGTTTACATAATTTAGAATTCTTGGATTCAAAACCCAcagattgttccatgaaaatattttcctttATGTATCCATTGAGGAAAGCAGTTTTAACATCTAtttgccaaatcttataatcatagtatgctgttattgccaataaaatcctaatggattttGGCATGGCTACAAGGGAAAATGTCTCTTCATAATCGAtcccttgcctttagcgaaaccctttcgctactaaccttgcttAATAAGTCTTTACCTTTCAATCAGAACTAATTCTctacttgaaaacccatttattccctattggtgcaataccttcaagtgggtctataagatcccaaacttgattcttatacataaaatccatttcaaatttcatgtcatctatccattttgaagagtctatatttgatatagcttctttataagtcataggatcatcaccatgatctacttcttcatgaataaatAACTCTTATTCATTCTTATGAAGATATCCATATCTATCTGGAGGATGAGATATTCTATTTGATCCTCGAGGAACTAGTGTGGAGACATTATCAATTGGTATGGGTTCATTGGGTAGATCAATATCCATTTTATCTATTTGTtaatcagaattctctaattttaattctaattctaccTTCCTACCTTTTCCACCTTCTTGGATAAAttcttttttaagaaaaataacatctctacttatcacaactctttgtgTTATAGGAACATAGAAATAATATCCATAACTATCTTTTGAATATCCAATAAACTGCccctttttagattttatttccaatttattagtctttacctttttaatataagctagacaaccctaaattttaacatgtttaagacttggttgccttccataccatatctcatatggAGTGGAAGAGACTGATTTGAAAGGGACATGATTAAGAAGGTATAAAGCTATTTCTAATGAAAATCCCCATAAGGAGATTGGAaggtcagtatagctcatcatacttcgtaccatatccaatagagtacgatttctcctttcagatgcaCCATTTAATTATGGCATTCCAGGAGGAGTTaattgagaaataatgccatgtcTTTTTAAGAACTCAttgaattcagtacttaagtattcacctcctcgatctgatattagagttttaatactttttcttatttatttttctactttagatttgaattctttgaaatttttaaaggattcatgtttgcattttattaaatataaatgtccataccttgatttatcatctgtAAAGATAATGAAGCAGAAAAAACTGCCTCTTGCCATTTCTTAAAATGGACCACTTACATCACTATGTACTAGTTCCAAAATTTCTTCAGCTCTTAATCCTTGTCcaataaaaggtgatctagtcattttgccttgaagacaGGATTCACAAATTGGgtaggttcagaacctaatgGAGGTAAAATCCCTATCTTttctaattttgtaatcctatcttctataatatgacctaatcttaagtgccaaagttgtTTTGAACTTGATTTAGTTTCAATGATTGCATTAAACTCAATTTAGTTGCTTGGACTTATcttgttattattatccaaataataaagaccatataGTAAATAACTCATGccaataattttatttctaaaataaaattgcaaacatcatctatgaaatgaaattcatatccattactagtcaaactaggtacagaaatgatgtttttaaaagtaTCAGGTATATATCATACATGATCCAAAAACAAAATATGTTCTTTTCATACAATGATTTAGACCCTATGGCTAATGTGCAACTCTCCATTACCAATACGAAGTCTAACATCCGTGCTTCCAAGCTTTCACTGCTTGCTAtctgtagataaactatgagtattatcaaaatctaaataacaagatatgaacATACCTTTTAACAGCTTATCCTTCTTGCTCTTCCTCTAGGTagctccttttctagtgcccatccttcggacaatggaaacattttcctttgtCTATAACAGCTTCAACTTTCATTTTCTTTTGGGATTGATTTTTAGCAATTATACCAAAAGGACCAGGGGTAAAAGTCTTCTTCCCTTtattgcttttcttcttcttagaCTTTCTAGAAGAAGAAGCAATTAAAGCAacttctttccctttattgctagACATATTATCATATGCAATAACAAGCAGAATTAACAGACCATCCAAAGTGCATTCTTGCTTGGTTATATGGAAATTTGTGATAAAAGATCCAAATGACTGTGTAAGGGATTGCAAGATCAAATCTGTTTGTAATGTGAAATCCATGGTAAAATTAAGTGCCTCAAGTTGTTCAATGAGCCTGATCATCTTACGCAAAAGGGTTCCCACAtctatccattcattcattttcaTTCTGAATggctgcttagatatctcatatctaacaTTCTTGGTAtgcttaccatacaactcttgtaggtgatccAGGATTTTAGATATAGATTGTatcttctcatgttgcttctgtaactcattagtcataaaaGCTAGGATGTTGCACTTAGCTCGCATGTCATGTTCTTTCCATTTATCGAAAGTTTCTTGTTCCCCTTAAGAAGCCCttcaggtaagggaccaggaactttAGAATCCAGAAAGTATCCTATATGCTCCAAATTAAAGACTATCATTAGATTTCTTAACTAATCCAGGAagttagtgtcacaccctacccctctgtaaggaatgacatgatcccgtagtatacctaatgaattaccaacttcgtctactaataacccattaaatacactacaagggattttaaaacttttcttacttctttttacagtggtgagcactatttacaggtgttaaaaaaaattttgaactgaagtgaaacaactaacacatttgaagaaataataatttctgtaaaaactttttcagagtgccatttgtattttgaataaagcagttcttcaaaaacctataaaaaacacttcaaatatatttctcaatctcaaactccaacctttaatcaacacaatatgtttctcaactcaaatccacaataatttttcagtattttcaaaggcttaaataaaagaaatatatcacaatatttacaagtcaaaataatttacaaatataatgtacaacttcaatgtacaattttaatttacaactgctcaaaaccaagaacactatatacttacagtgaacatacattacaatacaaaatgcaaaatatggtatactcatatacccgatgaactctcaatatagcattagcaacctagtctgctgccctatcagtctgtctacctgtgacagcaatgaaaagctatcgctgagtaaaatttactcagtggtgcacaataacaatttgaaatgtgatatataaatcttttattgacaattcacaaatcaaataattcataattccatttcacaatttacaaagtttatataacacaaatttgatcaaataaatgaataatacagttttgctaatcaataacaccatttgatcaaataattaaataatacagttttgccaatcaataacacaatttgatcaaataactaaaaaatacagttttgccaatcaataacacaatttatgccataacacaatttttccgcacataccgtgttgtacaccatgacaagacacactcaccttaataatcgaaatcaatgagggaggaagctagctaaataatgagtaatcatccacactcacctcagactggcaagtcaaagagggaggaacataatacaCTCACCCcatactgataagtcaaagagggaggaatataataatagtgtcatgccaagtgtgaatcaaaacaattctaaatcacaatatttcatacaattcccaaatcacattttatctcaaaatttccatttgcaaaataggcaacacaataatatcaaataagattctcaaagctaaaacaataaaaaattattcataactcatttctccaaataaattttttggtaaaagcaatgaatataaaaagtattgtgcaccgacacaatttaaaactataatgttcaaataaatttttaagtagaaaataagaaatcaaaattattgtacacaaatacaatttaaaacaataacatacaaataatcataatttatttcaattgaaaaattcaaaaaaaaataactattgtgcataaacctctgataactgtctcttgcctctgactcagtgtttccttccctttccctgagtctttgctaactgaaacacacaatttgaagtgtttcagtactcatttaaaccgtctctaacaataaggcttaatacttaatttattgaattctattatttccttagtcaacctaagatgttgaccctcgatgcagtctaggtgaattaggttttaatgttaccaatatgtcacatttgtagccttttagcatgttacccaattcatttccatgtatattgcattttattgcaatttgctggatatcggtatactaatttgacctagccgaatgacctagtttcctcggttttcgtgtttcagtcaaaactacaaacttgtaggtctatgtcttattgcacacggggaaaatttttaggtcattctgggttatgtagactaagttatggtcattttactattgctagtcaaaatgtatcaaaatggtcactttaggtcacttttaggtcacttttggttcggccaatttttggacccgaacttgtgtaagttatttgacttgcttatggtcatttctgggctttggtgtcttcataagacttgtagatatatgtctcagctattcatggtaaaaatttcaggtcaattggacctgttttgagtgagttatggccaaaaaactaactgctacccaaatggtcaattttcaggccttaaatgcactaatccggatttggtcatttttcaagtcaccttttaggcagaattttggtaagattccttcatgaaagttggcactttttgtgcctagtttcacctccaattggtctcataccaatttcagccacacacttaaggctttaagctaaaatacacactgccctattgcacattgttcatcactcatcaaaggacacatttaacattatcaagttacacattcatgccaattctgttttgtaccataacataaacacatttcacaacacatttttggtcattttggcagcttataaccacactcaatatgcacattatagtccaaaatttaccaagtccaaattacaaacaatttagccacataacctagctcatttacatgtccacacttacacctttatacacatgtacaagctgccataacaagcaccataattcaacaatataattccataaacaaaaccatgaaataacagattttggtccacacttcacatttccgaattgtaatcttctttaattagctttccaagcttccaaagtcaagtgtacattcacatatacttagtatacatcacccaatttattcctacatatgtaaacacttcatcaacactttaattaaccatttacatacaaggataaattgttcttatggagtttccatggctgccaaaaatatacatctcccttaaaacatcaaactctaaaaatctttccataattcaactacccataacgtccacacaaactttaatgaagcaagcatcaaaaatacctacttaccactttggaaactcttcaaaaccttgactaaacttgatcttcttactgcctatctactgcccaagtggtgtagagcaattttagtgaagggagctagtggaaaaatggcttggatcatgcttgcatgaagcttcaaggtggatggcaatggaggttttccttGGGAGCATTTCGGCTGATCTTTTAAGAgtttgaagaagatgaaaatctACTGTCCAAATGaagatgtagtggtccactttaggtgtgagtggagcactaagttagaatttaatggttgtttaatctaaagtttcatattcccacatttaactcttaatttttgctatttaaactatgtaccactaatttaatttttcatgaaattttccaagtgtaatatcatgtatttttaatggacatttaggtcaaaagacaactcggggtgtcaaatgaccacaatacccctgttcgggttgcattcccgatttttcggtaacaccgggttttgtccattttttgatttctcacttcttctttgtactaattaattaatttttctttgatatttctaatggtatttatgcttcaatagacatttatttaagtcctaaaaatattttccaggatttcccgcggtccagggccagtcaacggtctacaccgcaacttcccagtgcggtcacccatcgctagggttctcggctcgtttaacttggttacatttcattgctattatttttctttttgtttttcttgtattttcttttcttgtatttcattattttatgtctcctcctctatatctaagtatagttctaggcattctagctgtccagacagacactgatcaccagaacagtagaacgcactaccgaacataggggtgttacaattctacccctttaaaataaatttcgtccacgaaattttacccaatagccatcttacaatagtaatacgtttattttctcttttctatatgatcgtataatcttctttccctcgaatttgtataagacttttaacaatctaatacaatatttaatttgtttgtataacaccaatctcctcttactattatgctgtctaatatttcggttcatgttccttcttgaatgacccttgaggtcatgttagaatgatttatctagtcattggttctctaaccattctagtcaatagtcttcctcacattcataacatttctttgttatatctgaaccaactattcgaaattttttacttccataactctttttatctatcaatattctatagcttacttccttttgtactaaactataatctttcgatattctaacttttgagttttaaatctctaagtaggattttcaaacttatttctaacaattaaattctgtcctggtataattataccaaaatagatgccgttggcaactattctcatcttggtgtactatcgagtagtatgtagctctacacaataatctcaaatcagtactgtaatctgtagcttacaatataaacataaaaaacattgcatagttactacgatacatcccaatagatcaaatttttcgatattttatcctttccgaatttactgatattcaaatcttattctgattacaatatctattaacaattactaacagtaagatccttgccctcatctagaacaattctattattgtaacttacttttacgtcctcttgccttacattaagtaggcttgccgtttagctttataatttatggtgtgttagaaaatacttttcgccaataaactctttcaaaactaatttcacttattatcacaatccttatctgaaaggattaatcactaatgcatcaaaatttattcccttgtaaaggaataacaacagaacgtgtagttctaacactaacataaaagtatgcagacccccggtcaaacaatacataaacgaagagtgccatccttcttcttaacaaataatacaggcgctccccatggtgacacactagggcggatgaagcccttttcaagtagttcttgcaattgtgccttcaactccttcaactctgctggtgccattctgtatggtgttatggagattggatccacaccaggcataatattaatttcaaactgcacctctctttctggaggtaatcctagcaattcatcaggaaacacatctggaaagtcatatactgtagggatgtccctcaatgctggactccccacttgggtgtctaccacatgtgccaagtatgcttcacaccgctttctgatcatttttctggctagtgcagccgaaataatgtttgatggcaatagctacctctccccgtatattaccacttcactgtactgagggagaccaaaagtgactgtctttagtctacagtcaatcatggcgtgatgcctggctaaccaatctatgcccaagatgatatcataatctctgaagggcatttcaatgataccagatagaaaagtgtgtccttggatcaccaaaggacaatccctatacattctattaaccttgaACTCTTAACctaacagacttgttactagcacctcaaagtccatttttgtatatggaacaacaatgcaatcaatgatgctagcactcacataagaatgggtagaactcggatcaaataacacaaacacatcttgattaaaagttaagaaggtaccagccacaacatcagatgtttcggcctcttccctctgtctcaatgCATTgactctgattggagcactgccttgctctaattgattcactgtgcctta carries:
- the LOC131182882 gene encoding uncharacterized protein LOC131182882; amino-acid sequence: MRAKCNILAFMTNELQKQHEKIQSISKILDHLQELYGKHTKNVRYEISKQPFRMKMNEWIDVGTLLRKMIRLIEQLEALNFTMDFTLQTDLILQSLTQSFGSFITNFHITKQECTLDGLLILLVIAYDNMSSNKGKEVALIASSSRKSKKKKSNKGKKTFTPGPFGIIAKNQSQKKMKVEAVIDKGKFYLQIASSESLEARMLDFVLVEHLLQVKAP